A genome region from Longimicrobium sp. includes the following:
- a CDS encoding S8 family serine peptidase, which translates to MTRMITAHYMHEAEREAARRSMPGALVTDAFVHGQIEEERIEQLRAQGLFVEVHDDEEPLAGDAGARGAVERSAAVLPEPVEDAFYILRLRRPLLPGDHERLAGMGVEVLERVAPVRSEWEPHETRPAERREFKARLAAGQLPAVRLLDFVHSARLYGVGQTPVLSRPPTDLPQGDPGSGLEAATGARPRRIYDVVLHRPADTHPEDRDAVLAWLRDHGVPVTGTARRKIRVELDSAMEPDLRALHEVALLDEYAEPQLLNDHARRILGVDPVAPGAPGIPQTGKGQVVGIADTGIDQTHKDFSGRIRKVIPRGRPGDASDSHGHGTHVAGSVAGTGAESNGEIRGVAPEAEIVFQSICDASGKLALPVDVGDLLQEAYDEQARIHNNSWGAKTGSQYRSTSFDVDDFVCRRRDMLVVIAAGNEGTAVSSAVPLRAAAGYPDWLSIGAPATSKNALVVGASRSSRTSGGWAADTWNARWPDRFRTPDGISVETISGSPECLAGFSSRGPCMDDRVKPDLVAPGTDILSTRPAKVDDPSVFWAVENDHYAYMGGTSMAAPLVAGCAALVREYYVDERGHTPSAALLKATLVNGSRWLSGSDAVEGHKVSPNFHQGFGAVHLPTTIPSPGNPRLRLEFFDPWDTPAQWLAMSGLARQWDIQVNGGTELRVCLVYTDLPASGLQNRLNLFVAENGGSGRWVGNQDLPYNPKCVPDPYNNVQVVRVPTPASGEYRVKVSATSLLQPQDFALVVTGDLASGL; encoded by the coding sequence ATGACCAGGATGATCACCGCCCACTACATGCACGAGGCAGAGCGGGAGGCGGCCCGCCGGAGCATGCCGGGCGCGCTGGTGACGGACGCGTTCGTTCACGGCCAGATCGAGGAAGAGCGGATCGAGCAGCTCAGGGCCCAGGGGCTGTTCGTGGAGGTACACGACGACGAGGAGCCTCTCGCGGGCGACGCAGGGGCGAGGGGGGCTGTGGAGAGGTCGGCTGCCGTCTTGCCGGAACCCGTCGAGGACGCGTTCTACATCCTGCGGCTGCGCCGGCCGCTCCTTCCCGGCGACCACGAACGGCTGGCGGGGATGGGAGTGGAGGTCCTCGAGCGGGTGGCTCCCGTGCGCAGCGAGTGGGAGCCTCATGAGACGCGGCCGGCGGAGCGCCGGGAGTTCAAGGCGCGCCTCGCGGCCGGGCAGCTGCCCGCCGTGCGGCTCCTCGACTTCGTGCATTCAGCCCGGCTGTATGGTGTCGGGCAAACGCCGGTGCTGAGCCGTCCCCCGACCGACCTCCCCCAGGGCGATCCCGGGAGCGGGCTGGAAGCCGCCACCGGCGCGCGCCCTAGGCGCATCTATGACGTTGTGCTGCACCGCCCGGCCGACACGCACCCTGAGGACCGCGACGCGGTGCTGGCCTGGCTTCGCGACCATGGCGTGCCGGTCACGGGTACGGCGCGGCGGAAGATCCGCGTGGAGCTGGATTCTGCGATGGAGCCGGACCTGCGCGCGCTGCACGAAGTGGCCTTGCTGGACGAGTACGCGGAGCCGCAACTGCTGAACGACCACGCACGGCGAATTCTGGGCGTGGACCCCGTCGCCCCCGGTGCGCCGGGAATCCCGCAGACCGGAAAGGGGCAGGTGGTGGGGATTGCGGATACGGGGATCGACCAGACGCACAAGGACTTCAGCGGGCGCATCCGCAAGGTGATCCCCCGGGGGCGGCCCGGCGACGCCAGCGATTCGCACGGCCACGGCACTCACGTCGCCGGCTCCGTTGCGGGCACGGGGGCGGAGTCCAACGGCGAGATCCGCGGCGTGGCACCCGAAGCGGAGATCGTCTTCCAGTCCATCTGCGACGCCAGCGGAAAACTGGCCCTTCCTGTGGATGTGGGAGACCTGTTGCAGGAGGCATACGACGAGCAGGCCCGCATCCACAACAACAGCTGGGGCGCCAAGACGGGATCGCAGTATCGCAGCACCTCGTTCGACGTGGACGACTTCGTCTGCCGCCGCCGCGACATGCTGGTCGTGATCGCGGCGGGGAACGAGGGCACCGCCGTCAGCTCCGCTGTCCCCTTGCGCGCGGCCGCGGGCTACCCGGACTGGCTGAGCATCGGGGCGCCGGCTACCAGCAAGAACGCGCTGGTCGTGGGCGCCAGCCGCAGCAGCCGCACGTCGGGCGGATGGGCGGCGGACACCTGGAACGCCCGGTGGCCGGATCGCTTCCGGACACCAGACGGCATTTCCGTGGAGACCATCTCCGGCAGCCCCGAGTGCCTGGCAGGGTTCAGCAGCCGCGGGCCCTGCATGGACGACCGTGTGAAACCCGACCTGGTGGCGCCGGGCACCGACATCCTCTCCACCCGGCCCGCGAAGGTGGATGATCCAAGCGTGTTCTGGGCCGTGGAGAACGACCACTACGCGTACATGGGCGGCACCAGCATGGCGGCGCCCCTGGTGGCGGGGTGCGCCGCGCTCGTGCGCGAGTACTACGTGGACGAACGCGGCCACACGCCCAGCGCAGCGCTGCTCAAAGCCACGCTGGTCAACGGTAGCCGCTGGCTGAGCGGCAGCGACGCGGTCGAGGGGCACAAGGTCTCGCCCAACTTCCACCAGGGCTTCGGCGCGGTGCACCTTCCCACCACGATCCCCAGCCCCGGCAACCCGCGCCTCCGGCTGGAGTTCTTCGACCCGTGGGATACGCCCGCGCAGTGGCTGGCCATGAGCGGGCTCGCGCGCCAGTGGGACATCCAGGTGAACGGGGGCACGGAACTGCGCGTCTGCCTGGTCTACACGGACCTTCCCGCCTCCGGGCTGCAGAACCGGCTGAACCTGTTCGTAGCCGAGAACGGGGGTTCGGGCCGGTGGGTGGGCAATCAGGACCTGCCATATAACCCCAAGTGCGTGCCAGACCCGTACAACAACGTCCAGGTGGTGCGCGTCCCCACCCCCGCCTCCGGGGAGTATCGCGTCAAAGTCTCCGCTACCAGCCTGCTGCAGCCGCAGGACTTCGCGCTCGTCGTGACCGGGGACCTGGCGAGCGGCCTCTGA
- a CDS encoding M12 family metallopeptidase, with product MNDENGGTPAGGNAEVSSWYRSGDTIGETTIGTGVGGDKTVTFSVVNGAMIFEGDIYLGRVEEMEVPEVQGIGRTGEQFRWPGGTIPYVINPSLPNPERVAQAIEHWHANTRIRLVPRSNEPDYVEFLDDWGCYSQVGRIGGRQVISLGPNCPVGAAIHEIGHAVGLWHEQSREDRGKFVEVLTANIQSNARHNFDQHILDGDDLGQYDFGSIMHYPPGAFTINGQPTLRPLVPLPPGVVMGQRNGLSEGDKAAVQALYPELYND from the coding sequence ATGAACGACGAAAATGGCGGTACCCCCGCCGGCGGCAACGCCGAGGTGAGCTCCTGGTACCGGTCGGGCGACACGATCGGCGAAACCACCATCGGCACCGGCGTGGGCGGTGACAAGACAGTCACGTTCTCGGTGGTGAACGGCGCCATGATCTTCGAAGGCGACATCTACCTGGGCCGCGTCGAAGAGATGGAGGTCCCCGAGGTCCAGGGGATCGGCCGCACGGGGGAGCAGTTCCGCTGGCCGGGAGGCACGATCCCGTACGTGATCAACCCGTCCCTCCCCAACCCGGAGCGCGTTGCGCAGGCCATAGAGCACTGGCACGCCAACACGCGCATTCGCCTGGTCCCGCGGAGCAACGAGCCGGACTACGTGGAGTTCCTGGACGACTGGGGCTGCTACTCGCAGGTGGGGCGCATCGGCGGCCGGCAGGTGATCTCCCTGGGTCCGAACTGCCCGGTCGGGGCCGCCATCCACGAGATCGGCCACGCGGTGGGTCTGTGGCACGAGCAGAGCCGCGAAGACCGCGGCAAGTTCGTGGAGGTGCTGACGGCCAACATCCAGTCCAACGCGCGCCACAACTTCGATCAGCACATCCTGGACGGCGACGACCTGGGGCAGTACGACTTCGGGTCCATCATGCACTACCCGCCCGGCGCGTTCACCATCAACGGCCAGCCCACACTTCGACCGCTGGTGCCGCTTCCGCCGGGTGTAGTGATGGGCCAGCGCAACGGGCTGAGTGAAGGCGACAAGGCGGCGGTGCAAGCCCTTTACCCGGAGCTGTACAACGACTGA
- a CDS encoding YbaY family lipoprotein: MKATRRRCKPFTRSCTTTDRAAAGDGRRVTGEVRLAPGAAPPSHPATVRIRLMDVSLQDMEARIVAEQVIHDARPDRSQGVPFMLDATSIDPAATYAVQAHVETRGNAQVRPGDWVSMQSYPVLTHGAPDHVVVQVERV; encoded by the coding sequence GTGAAGGCGACAAGGCGGCGGTGCAAGCCCTTTACCCGGAGCTGTACAACGACTGATCGCGCTGCGGCGGGGGACGGCAGGCGAGTCACGGGCGAGGTGCGCCTGGCCCCGGGGGCAGCCCCTCCCTCCCACCCCGCCACCGTTCGCATCCGGCTCATGGACGTGAGCCTCCAGGACATGGAGGCGCGCATCGTGGCGGAGCAGGTCATCCACGACGCCAGGCCGGATCGCTCCCAGGGCGTCCCGTTCATGCTGGACGCCACGTCCATCGATCCTGCGGCGACCTACGCGGTGCAAGCGCATGTGGAGACACGGGGCAATGCGCAGGTGAGGCCGGGTGACTGGGTTTCGATGCAGTCTTACCCGGTGCTCACCCACGGCGCCCCGGACCACGTGGTGGTGCAGGTGGAGCGGGTGTGA